A section of the Candidatus Sysuiplasma acidicola genome encodes:
- the purS gene encoding phosphoribosylformylglycinamidine synthase subunit PurS, translating into MAPFPPFIGELKIRIGIRSLGSSLAVYEVKISLKEGIVDPEGENTKKSLELLGFHTITHVSSYKLYSISLRGKGKEAEGMIEDMCRKLLANPAIHMYSYRKVSD; encoded by the coding sequence ATGGCACCATTCCCGCCTTTCATCGGTGAACTTAAAATAAGAATTGGTATTCGTAGTCTGGGAAGCAGTTTGGCGGTATACGAAGTTAAAATATCACTCAAGGAAGGGATTGTCGACCCGGAAGGGGAAAATACGAAAAAATCGCTCGAACTTCTCGGTTTCCATACGATCACTCATGTTTCATCTTACAAACTTTATTCGATATCCCTCAGAGGAAAGGGGAAAGAAGCCGAAGGAATGATAGAGGACATGTGCAGAAAACTTCTTGCGAACCCCGCAATACACATGTACAGCTACAGAAAGGTGAGCGACTGA
- a CDS encoding 30S ribosomal protein S6e, with protein MADFKAVINDPKTGTSYQVDVAGTQTSALVGKKIGDVVDGIYFKLPGYKLQITGGSDKDGFTMRHDLPGQQRRRLMLSGGTGFKPTRKGVRKRRTVRGNTVSPVTVQLNLKITAFGPTPVSEIFQKKESK; from the coding sequence ATGGCCGATTTCAAGGCAGTTATAAATGATCCAAAGACAGGTACATCTTACCAGGTAGATGTTGCCGGAACACAGACGTCAGCTCTGGTAGGCAAGAAAATCGGAGATGTTGTAGACGGCATCTACTTCAAACTTCCGGGATACAAGCTTCAGATTACAGGAGGCTCAGACAAAGACGGTTTCACGATGAGGCATGATCTTCCAGGACAGCAGAGGCGGCGACTGATGCTATCCGGCGGGACAGGATTCAAGCCAACGAGGAAGGGTGTGAGGAAGCGACGGACCGTGAGGGGAAACACCGTTTCTCCGGTCACCGTCCAGCTGAATCTCAAGATAACCGCATTCGGACCGACACCTGTTTCAGAGATTTTCCAGAAGAAGGAGAGCAAGTAA
- a CDS encoding MFS transporter: protein MVLNRFLLPLRLQDGSAGWTNTVTISLKEEFMFDNPGLWYVGAAGMIRSIGFGATWPFMAIFFNRIMHVPIYAVGLIFALLAICGTIFQIIGGYLSDFRGRRFTLLLGSTIGIAIYAGIVLLLIHGTGILPLVVLFVLSSISGSLIFPSFNALIVDITLPGNRMNAFSLFRILTNSGWAIGPIAGSVLFNYGVVWIFFLVMLTLIAQFCIIYFLIRDRRAHTRKTTAGIRARFSDLIVFDRTLLIFSAGTFLLFVLSSQFSVTLPTYAVVRTSILSNQLGYIFAVNGLVVVFGQYPITTAVRRLREETVVMLGTAFYMVGFTLVAFSGNLLQLMADMVLITIGENLTSPGINSMVSRLSPEDRVGRYMAFNGMANSAGRATGPTVGSIFLFIFSFNGIEVWSSLDLFGLFSLIILAYLLISGKRGSSSNANGTIPAFHR, encoded by the coding sequence GTGGTTCTTAACCGCTTTCTCCTGCCTCTCCGTCTGCAGGATGGAAGTGCAGGATGGACGAATACCGTGACAATATCACTCAAAGAAGAATTCATGTTTGACAATCCCGGCCTCTGGTATGTCGGAGCGGCCGGCATGATTCGCTCAATCGGTTTCGGAGCAACATGGCCGTTCATGGCCATATTCTTCAACAGAATCATGCACGTTCCCATTTATGCAGTGGGATTAATATTCGCTCTTCTGGCCATTTGCGGGACCATCTTTCAGATAATCGGAGGTTACCTGTCTGATTTCAGAGGAAGGCGATTTACGCTTCTTCTTGGAAGCACTATCGGCATAGCAATCTATGCGGGAATCGTACTGCTCCTGATTCACGGAACGGGCATATTGCCGCTCGTCGTTCTTTTTGTTCTCAGCTCGATTTCTGGCTCGCTCATTTTTCCGTCCTTCAACGCACTTATTGTGGATATCACGCTCCCTGGAAACAGAATGAACGCATTTTCGTTATTCAGAATACTGACGAACTCAGGATGGGCGATAGGTCCAATAGCCGGTTCTGTGCTTTTCAACTATGGAGTGGTCTGGATATTTTTCCTCGTTATGCTCACACTCATAGCGCAATTCTGCATTATCTATTTCCTGATCAGGGACAGGAGGGCCCATACCAGAAAGACAACGGCAGGAATTCGCGCGCGTTTTTCAGACTTGATTGTGTTCGACAGAACACTGCTGATTTTCAGCGCCGGGACATTTCTGCTGTTTGTCCTATCATCGCAGTTTTCAGTTACTCTGCCGACTTATGCAGTTGTCAGGACGTCGATACTCTCAAATCAGCTCGGCTACATCTTCGCTGTAAACGGTTTAGTTGTTGTTTTCGGACAGTACCCAATAACAACTGCCGTAAGAAGACTCAGGGAAGAGACCGTCGTGATGCTCGGTACGGCGTTCTACATGGTAGGTTTCACCCTTGTCGCATTCTCCGGAAACCTGCTGCAGCTTATGGCCGACATGGTGCTCATCACGATCGGGGAGAATCTCACGTCCCCGGGCATTAACAGCATGGTGTCCCGGCTGTCGCCGGAGGACAGGGTTGGCAGGTATATGGCATTCAATGGCATGGCCAACTCTGCAGGGAGGGCAACCGGACCAACAGTCGGATCAATTTTTCTGTTCATCTTCTCATTCAACGGTATTGAAGTCTGGTCTTCGCTTGACCTGTTTGGTCTGTTCTCATTGATAATACTGGCTTATCTGCTGATTTCCGGTAAGAGGGGCAGCTCGAGCAATGCAAATGGCACCATTCCCGCCTTTCATCGGTGA
- a CDS encoding DUF120 domain-containing protein, protein MGMKGYHNSALKQLALMGALTSFTEITSKRLGEAIGVSQQAASMEILKLAEQRLIERQIGHKGQRLMISEKGLEVLKREYLEYKMLFEPARKLQIHGTVFSGLGEGKYYISQQKYKQQFQKRLLFQPYEGTLNIRVVPADMPLFERLTFAPGIGILGFTSKGRTFGDVKCFMARINEKDCAVILPVRTHYTDVMEVIAKDHLRSLHKLSDGDAVEIEVDTG, encoded by the coding sequence TTGGGCATGAAGGGATATCACAATTCAGCACTGAAACAACTCGCGCTGATGGGCGCACTGACGTCATTCACTGAAATCACTTCCAAGAGACTTGGCGAAGCTATCGGAGTCAGTCAGCAGGCCGCATCTATGGAGATACTCAAGCTGGCGGAGCAGCGACTCATCGAGAGACAGATAGGCCATAAGGGGCAGAGGCTGATGATATCGGAGAAGGGACTCGAAGTGCTGAAGAGGGAATATCTGGAATACAAAATGCTGTTCGAGCCGGCAAGAAAGCTGCAGATACACGGTACAGTCTTCAGCGGCCTTGGGGAAGGCAAATATTACATCTCCCAGCAGAAGTACAAACAGCAGTTTCAGAAACGGCTGTTGTTCCAACCGTATGAAGGAACGCTGAACATAAGGGTAGTCCCGGCCGACATGCCACTGTTCGAGCGGCTGACTTTTGCTCCGGGCATAGGCATACTTGGATTCACAAGCAAGGGAAGGACGTTCGGCGATGTCAAATGCTTCATGGCAAGAATAAATGAAAAGGATTGCGCTGTCATCCTTCCGGTGCGAACACACTACACAGATGTGATGGAAGTGATCGCGAAGGACCACCTACGTTCACTGCACAAACTCAGCGACGGCGATGCAGTAGAGATTGAGGTGGACACGGGCTGA
- a CDS encoding translation initiation factor IF-2 subunit gamma, whose translation MHVARQPEINVGLVGHVDHGKTSLVKALSGESTDRHSEEIKRGISIKLGYADSSIFKCEECDDPECYSTLENNLNCKSGVKYVRSISFVDSPGHETLMATMLSGAAIMDGALLIIASNEKCPQPQTKEHLMALDVIGVKNVIIVQNKIDIVTEEQAMKNYQEITKFVKGTVAENSPIVPVSAHHKTNLDYLAWSIEKIIPTPDRDLTKPARMHIARSFDINVPGTSIDKLKGGVIGGTISEGKLSVGDEIEIAPGKRTESSGKTNWQSLFSTVVAIQSGGRRFESAGPGGLIAVGTKLDPSLTKSDSLVGKVAGKPGTLPPVLQSFSMQTHLLERVVGSQEEQKVESIKTNEPLMLNMGTSTTVGLVTSARKDTCDVNLKIPVCLETNQRVAISRKFAGKWRLIGFGIAV comes from the coding sequence ATGCATGTTGCAAGACAGCCAGAGATCAATGTTGGACTCGTCGGCCATGTAGATCATGGAAAAACGAGTCTGGTGAAGGCGCTTTCGGGTGAATCCACAGATCGCCACTCTGAAGAGATAAAACGCGGCATTTCCATCAAACTGGGATATGCAGATTCGTCAATATTCAAGTGTGAAGAATGCGACGATCCTGAGTGTTACTCAACTCTGGAGAACAATCTGAACTGCAAATCCGGCGTAAAGTACGTGCGGTCGATCTCTTTTGTCGACTCCCCCGGACATGAGACCCTGATGGCAACCATGCTTTCCGGGGCAGCAATTATGGATGGAGCTCTCCTGATAATCGCGTCAAATGAAAAGTGTCCACAGCCACAGACAAAAGAGCACCTTATGGCGCTCGACGTCATAGGTGTCAAGAATGTCATCATCGTGCAGAACAAGATAGATATTGTCACCGAAGAACAGGCAATGAAGAACTACCAGGAAATCACAAAATTCGTCAAGGGAACGGTCGCCGAGAATTCTCCGATCGTGCCTGTCAGCGCCCATCACAAAACCAATCTTGATTATCTTGCCTGGAGCATAGAGAAGATTATTCCGACACCTGACCGCGATTTGACTAAACCAGCAAGAATGCACATTGCGAGGTCGTTCGACATCAATGTGCCCGGAACTTCCATAGACAAGCTGAAAGGAGGCGTCATAGGAGGTACCATTTCTGAGGGAAAACTCTCGGTTGGTGACGAGATCGAAATTGCGCCCGGCAAGAGGACAGAAAGCAGCGGGAAGACAAACTGGCAATCTCTGTTCTCGACTGTTGTGGCCATACAATCGGGTGGACGCAGGTTCGAATCCGCAGGACCAGGCGGACTTATTGCCGTCGGTACAAAGCTGGATCCATCTCTGACCAAATCAGACAGTCTGGTAGGCAAGGTCGCCGGCAAGCCAGGGACGCTGCCGCCCGTTCTGCAGTCGTTTTCCATGCAGACGCATCTGCTGGAAAGGGTGGTTGGAAGTCAGGAAGAGCAGAAGGTCGAGAGCATCAAGACGAATGAGCCGCTGATGCTCAACATGGGAACCTCCACAACGGTGGGACTTGTCACGAGCGCGAGAAAAGACACCTGCGATGTGAATCTCAAGATACCAGTGTGCCTTGAAACCAACCAGCGGGTTGCAATATCGAGGAAATTTGCCGGAAAGTGGAGACTGATTGGATTCGGCATCGCAGTGTGA
- a CDS encoding cytosine permease, which yields MDRYGSSVLKVEPFGIEHIPHDERHGKPGKLFTLWFASNVTIGSYAVGYLAVSLFSLPISSALLVLLAGNLIGGFLLALASSMGPSFGYPQMIITRGTFGRKGAYMPAFLQWASSVGWFTVNAVLGSFALESLLHIGYVPSALILVSVMIVIGIYGHNFIHQFEKIMALVLGAFFAVATAVILMHGQSFAAYKPAVVPGVPAYAVNSVLLMGASLSYLMSWGPYASDYSRYLGEKTDWRKSAAFTFLGGFAASFWFEALGALVAAYIYGNYSRAASIGIIGSFGYVLGLLGTAALIAIVLGTLSANALNIYTSALSSLVLDIRIGRWKAVLLSGTIGAVLTILLSGSFTSFYEGFLLLLDYWITPWLAIVLIDFFVLRHRNPVTVDRATNFKASGLLSYLLGLAVSVPFISWGYGSLSYTGFISASYLGGADVSYYVALSVTGLSYYLMMKRKPEPGAGADALRLKTGGAR from the coding sequence ATGGACAGATACGGAAGCAGCGTTCTCAAAGTGGAGCCATTTGGTATTGAACACATACCGCATGATGAAAGACATGGCAAACCGGGAAAATTATTCACGCTCTGGTTTGCATCCAACGTAACAATAGGCAGTTATGCGGTGGGTTATCTTGCAGTTTCACTCTTCTCCCTTCCCATCAGTTCGGCACTCCTTGTCCTTCTGGCAGGCAATCTCATCGGCGGTTTCCTGCTTGCGCTCGCAAGTTCGATGGGGCCCTCGTTCGGCTATCCACAGATGATCATAACAAGGGGAACGTTTGGAAGGAAGGGCGCATATATGCCTGCTTTTCTGCAATGGGCAAGCAGCGTGGGATGGTTCACTGTCAACGCCGTTCTCGGAAGTTTTGCACTGGAGAGCCTGCTTCACATCGGATATGTCCCGTCTGCGCTCATTCTCGTTTCTGTCATGATCGTCATAGGCATATACGGTCACAATTTCATACATCAATTTGAAAAGATAATGGCCCTGGTTCTCGGAGCTTTTTTTGCCGTTGCAACGGCAGTCATACTGATGCACGGGCAGAGTTTTGCGGCCTACAAGCCTGCAGTTGTGCCAGGCGTTCCAGCCTACGCGGTGAATTCCGTTCTACTCATGGGCGCATCGCTCTCATATTTGATGAGCTGGGGGCCTTATGCCTCGGACTATTCGAGGTACCTTGGAGAAAAAACTGATTGGAGGAAGTCTGCGGCTTTCACATTCCTGGGAGGATTTGCGGCATCTTTCTGGTTCGAGGCGCTTGGTGCGCTTGTCGCCGCGTACATCTATGGCAATTACAGCAGAGCGGCTTCCATAGGCATAATCGGTTCATTCGGATATGTGCTCGGCCTGCTAGGAACTGCAGCACTGATTGCCATCGTTCTGGGCACACTCTCAGCCAATGCACTGAACATATATACGAGCGCATTGTCTTCGCTCGTACTGGACATCAGGATCGGAAGGTGGAAGGCGGTACTGTTGTCGGGCACCATAGGCGCGGTGCTTACGATTCTGCTGTCAGGGAGCTTCACATCATTTTACGAAGGATTCCTGCTCCTCCTCGATTACTGGATTACGCCATGGCTCGCCATAGTGCTGATTGATTTTTTTGTGCTACGCCACAGGAATCCAGTCACAGTAGACAGGGCCACGAACTTCAAAGCCAGCGGCCTGCTGAGTTATCTTCTCGGTCTCGCCGTTTCCGTTCCTTTCATATCATGGGGATACGGTTCATTGAGCTACACCGGATTCATATCGGCCAGTTACCTTGGGGGGGCTGATGTGAGCTACTATGTGGCGCTGTCCGTTACCGGATTATCATATTATCTGATGATGAAAAGGAAACCGGAGCCCGGAGCAGGTGCTGACGCTTTGAGATTGAAAACTGGCGGAGCAAGATGA
- the purQ gene encoding phosphoribosylformylglycinamidine synthase subunit PurQ — translation MKRNEITVAVLRIEGTNMEDEAAAAFTASGVRTEMVHLKQLEGRCPQARHRSLDDYDMIVIPGGFSAGDYVRAGAIFASRIKASVGKELLSFVDNGKPVLGVCNGFQVLVELGMLPSGGEKGELLPRAALATNISCRYECRPAFLKNVNRGHCIFTSLIPEGTILCIPTAHGEGKMTFPPSKSDKWVKKLDELDELVFRYVDDRGEYAGYPWNPNGSVYNIAGVTDDTGFVLGMMPHPERTYWRYLHTDWTRTDNPPESYGDGMLIIESAVRYLETHF, via the coding sequence ATGAAACGCAATGAGATAACTGTTGCAGTGCTCAGGATTGAGGGCACTAATATGGAAGATGAGGCGGCGGCGGCATTTACTGCGTCCGGAGTCAGGACGGAGATGGTTCACCTGAAACAGCTGGAGGGAAGATGTCCGCAAGCAAGGCACAGATCGCTTGATGATTACGACATGATTGTGATACCTGGCGGTTTTTCAGCAGGAGATTATGTAAGGGCAGGCGCCATTTTCGCATCCAGAATCAAGGCCTCGGTAGGGAAAGAACTGCTCTCTTTCGTCGACAACGGCAAACCCGTACTCGGTGTCTGCAACGGTTTTCAGGTCCTGGTCGAGCTGGGCATGCTGCCCTCCGGCGGTGAAAAGGGAGAACTGCTGCCGCGCGCTGCTCTTGCAACCAACATATCGTGCAGATATGAATGCCGTCCTGCGTTTCTGAAGAACGTCAACAGGGGACACTGCATTTTCACATCATTGATACCTGAAGGCACAATACTATGCATACCGACTGCGCATGGCGAAGGAAAGATGACATTTCCTCCGTCAAAATCAGATAAGTGGGTTAAAAAGCTGGATGAACTCGATGAACTGGTTTTCCGCTATGTGGACGACAGGGGAGAATACGCCGGTTATCCATGGAATCCCAACGGAAGCGTTTACAACATAGCTGGTGTGACCGATGACACCGGTTTCGTGCTTGGAATGATGCCGCATCCAGAGAGAACATACTGGCGTTACCTGCACACGGACTGGACGAGAACGGACAATCCGCCCGAATCATACGGTGACGGCATGCTGATTATTGAATCTGCTGTCAGATATCTGGAGACTCACTTCTGA
- a CDS encoding MarC family protein — protein sequence MDLAFFLASAAAIFVVVNPIGNIPFFHMLTTGYEPEMKRKVILKIVYVTLGALILFGLFGRIIFAIYGITLPAFEIAGGILLFNTSFSMLQGENPRSKATREDADEALAKESIGIVPLGIPLFAGPGAITTVIIFFGEAKGITDETFVVLSILITVFISYISLLYSAPLFKRMGRMGAMAFSRIEGILLSALAIQFVITGIIAVSRTI from the coding sequence ATGGATCTTGCATTTTTTCTCGCATCAGCCGCAGCCATCTTTGTTGTTGTCAATCCGATTGGTAACATTCCCTTTTTTCACATGCTGACAACCGGCTACGAACCGGAGATGAAGCGCAAAGTCATACTGAAAATAGTTTACGTCACCCTCGGCGCCCTCATACTGTTCGGTTTGTTCGGCAGGATAATTTTCGCCATTTATGGCATCACCCTGCCTGCCTTCGAAATCGCGGGCGGCATACTTCTATTCAACACTTCATTCTCAATGCTTCAGGGCGAAAACCCGAGATCCAAGGCCACGCGTGAAGATGCGGATGAAGCGCTAGCCAAAGAATCCATTGGCATCGTACCGCTGGGTATACCGCTGTTCGCCGGCCCCGGCGCCATAACGACAGTTATCATATTCTTCGGCGAAGCGAAAGGGATAACGGATGAAACCTTTGTCGTTTTGTCCATTCTCATTACTGTCTTCATTTCATACATCTCGCTGCTGTATTCTGCACCTCTTTTCAAACGCATGGGCAGAATGGGCGCTATGGCCTTTTCACGTATTGAAGGAATACTGCTTTCCGCTCTCGCCATCCAGTTCGTTATTACGGGCATTATTGCGGTTTCCCGCACAATTTGA
- the purL gene encoding phosphoribosylformylglycinamidine synthase subunit PurL, whose product MTDDYFEHTGVPDVWTVRIRDADKEDLARIDGAMCLGMSPEELIIARDYFRKKGREPTDIELQSVAQAWSEHCSYKTSKPVLRRFIFPLSRRAFATGDAGVMEFDTEHVYSLKMESHNHPSAIEPYGGAGTGIGGIVRDILCMGTRPAALVDPIFFGHLDAGADSLPPGAKHPKYLFSGVVAGIRDYGNRIGVPTVSGGVWFDSRYAASCLVNAGCLGFGEKRHVARNGLVEEGDVLILAGGFTGKDGIHGVNFASRILTEQSHEEDRGSVQLGDPITKEPLIHAIMELVEEGKIKSMKDLGGGGLSAVVGEMSLSGSLAADIEIGAVHLREQGMKPWEIWVSESQERMLISVNERDAEHVLSVFDFWDVKASRIGTVRDGNSIVVKYDGRIILDLETAFVVKAPECIRPMKSRTIRGRRGRQVDGKIGLAEVAERILSDLNVSSRDWVVHMYDYEVGGRTAVKPLHGLAGFQSHGDASVLRPVPDSWRGLAVSVSSQPWIASVNPYQGSLHAVDELCRNLAAVGARPDALTNCLNFGNPERPDIMWEFHESVRGLAEAAEALGLAVPSGNVSFYNDGEAGPILPTVSLMGVGIVDDIRKSVTSDVKRAGSLLYLIGAKENRLGCSEFARIFDTGDTLFAPVDLRRTALLCNAIGAAASAGTLLSCHDISQGGLFISAAEMAFGGDIGVTIDAVALGKGSVVSRLFSEGPSRWLVEVLPEHSDGVEERFGADATLIGRTGGRTLSIVDEEEVLFEQPLDALRKKWQSPLWERMG is encoded by the coding sequence ATGACCGATGATTATTTCGAGCATACCGGAGTTCCGGATGTATGGACAGTCAGAATCAGGGACGCAGACAAGGAGGATCTTGCGCGTATAGACGGAGCAATGTGTCTGGGCATGAGTCCCGAAGAGCTTATCATTGCCAGAGATTACTTCAGGAAAAAGGGAAGGGAACCGACCGATATCGAGCTGCAGTCCGTTGCGCAGGCATGGAGCGAGCACTGCAGTTATAAAACTTCGAAACCCGTTCTGCGGCGCTTCATTTTTCCGCTCTCACGTCGTGCCTTTGCCACGGGGGATGCCGGTGTCATGGAATTCGACACCGAGCATGTCTATTCTCTGAAAATGGAGAGTCACAATCACCCAAGCGCTATAGAGCCTTACGGCGGAGCAGGCACCGGTATAGGTGGCATCGTTCGGGACATATTGTGTATGGGAACGAGACCGGCAGCCCTCGTCGACCCGATATTCTTCGGTCATCTGGACGCCGGTGCCGATTCGCTGCCGCCCGGCGCAAAACATCCGAAATATCTCTTCTCCGGGGTAGTGGCAGGCATACGGGATTATGGCAACAGAATCGGTGTGCCGACAGTTTCCGGAGGCGTCTGGTTCGACAGCAGGTATGCTGCCAGCTGCCTGGTGAATGCCGGATGTCTTGGCTTCGGAGAGAAGAGGCATGTTGCAAGAAACGGTCTCGTGGAGGAAGGCGATGTTCTCATCCTGGCCGGCGGTTTCACGGGAAAAGATGGAATACACGGTGTTAATTTTGCTTCAAGAATACTCACAGAACAATCCCATGAAGAGGACAGGGGCTCCGTTCAACTCGGAGATCCGATTACAAAGGAACCACTAATACACGCCATCATGGAACTTGTCGAAGAAGGCAAAATCAAATCAATGAAGGACCTCGGCGGCGGAGGTCTCTCTGCTGTCGTCGGCGAAATGTCTCTCTCCGGCTCTCTTGCCGCAGACATCGAAATCGGCGCTGTGCATCTCAGGGAGCAAGGCATGAAACCGTGGGAAATCTGGGTTTCCGAATCACAGGAGAGGATGCTCATTTCTGTCAATGAGCGTGATGCTGAGCATGTGCTGTCCGTGTTCGATTTCTGGGATGTGAAAGCATCCAGGATAGGAACCGTCCGCGATGGAAACAGCATTGTCGTGAAATACGACGGCAGGATCATACTGGATCTGGAGACGGCATTTGTCGTAAAGGCGCCGGAATGCATAAGACCGATGAAGAGCAGAACCATCAGAGGTCGCCGCGGAAGGCAGGTAGACGGCAAAATCGGTCTGGCCGAAGTTGCAGAACGCATACTTTCCGACCTGAATGTGTCCAGCAGGGACTGGGTCGTCCATATGTACGATTATGAAGTGGGAGGCAGGACGGCGGTCAAGCCTCTTCACGGTCTCGCCGGCTTTCAGTCACACGGCGATGCATCCGTTCTGCGACCCGTCCCGGATAGCTGGCGCGGACTGGCTGTATCGGTGTCGTCACAACCCTGGATTGCCTCCGTTAATCCGTATCAGGGCTCGCTGCACGCTGTTGATGAACTCTGCAGGAATCTGGCCGCGGTCGGGGCAAGACCGGATGCACTGACCAACTGTCTGAACTTCGGCAATCCCGAACGGCCGGATATCATGTGGGAATTTCACGAATCTGTGAGAGGACTCGCAGAGGCGGCGGAAGCGCTGGGCCTTGCAGTGCCCTCCGGCAATGTCAGCTTCTATAATGACGGGGAGGCAGGGCCCATCTTGCCCACTGTCTCCCTGATGGGTGTGGGTATAGTTGATGATATAAGAAAGTCCGTCACTTCTGACGTCAAGAGAGCAGGCTCTCTATTATATCTGATCGGTGCGAAGGAAAACAGACTCGGATGCTCCGAGTTTGCCAGGATATTCGACACTGGCGACACGCTCTTTGCCCCAGTTGATCTCAGACGCACAGCGCTTCTTTGCAATGCGATAGGTGCCGCAGCATCCGCAGGAACTCTTCTCTCCTGTCATGATATTTCGCAGGGCGGACTGTTCATTTCGGCAGCAGAAATGGCTTTTGGCGGAGATATCGGAGTCACAATTGATGCGGTCGCACTTGGTAAAGGCTCGGTCGTTTCGCGTCTCTTTTCGGAGGGACCAAGCAGGTGGCTTGTCGAAGTTTTGCCGGAACATAGTGATGGGGTGGAGGAGAGATTCGGTGCAGACGCCACGCTCATCGGAAGAACGGGCGGCAGGACACTGAGCATTGTGGATGAGGAAGAAGTCCTCTTTGAGCAACCGCTGGATGCGCTCAGGAAGAAGTGGCAATCGCCACTGTGGGAAAGGATGGGCTGA